In a genomic window of Chaetodon trifascialis isolate fChaTrf1 chromosome 8, fChaTrf1.hap1, whole genome shotgun sequence:
- the LOC139334644 gene encoding dentin matrix acidic phosphoprotein 1 isoform X1: MEQSFSDLLGDAFSETSVPSFSDADLDFENLNFDEKLEDKQGISHENLATKEAEALHQEATGQTAVETKDLYMAESVDEEQSDEEDFQGEGVIMCTDKIPEEDDYTSSDGDSEQEGSGSGDDEDDEEEDMGKGEKPGELLVTVRCGDELCAGNKEDRIFAEGQPLAPEGAKNPQVRNEEQGGSESDEHVSYFERVPECGSEMMIKGDRCEEAEQERKDKKQEDSSGSEHKGMKIEQEENVLAGCFEQDVENPCGDGPARASLEFPEISVQNLQDLIAEVDSEEYVEEMEDFSGEEHQEAGESFADYPSDFSPCEYVEHGGKKQESNHTSDAGQDACLEGAGTDITWMERAEGANEEGDEYLYSIDLEVDAERFRRMDVATGENGRGKIELVEQVLGHAAVTGSDDGGEMGESDSYSSSDDEVQVKRSDEELLENTCLQDPENNKQLEELHGGSSAVFSRWSTSDSYNRADPADFNIDGKLDVLTNDTLLSEDLLTTEDTDKAETLPSDVILTEDSANTTSASHQGSLDDSFFFNTELEASGNAQLGQLEDDEYEDERNWEQEQERIKAFYEFYDDSDGEYEREGRQIKVQFCTDPLSQVIHYETDSSDRESFSSSTDTDGEDDPSPVETSEASVWTRTELREPDDTTQVKPACDPPNTQPPENVPDFSNTQICTRKDKCLNILKLTMKMGVVIVMGLLMFWLATDQADWISQVSFF; this comes from the exons ATGGAACAAAGTTTTTCTGATCTACTAGGTGATGCATTTTCAG AAACATCTGTTCCATCATTCTCTGATGCAGATTTGGATTTTGAGAACTTAAACTTTGATGAAAAACTTGAGGATAAACAGGGCATCTCTCATGAAAACTTAGCAACAAAGGAAGCCGAGGCTCTGCACCAGGAAGCTACTGGTCAAACTGCAGTGGAAACTAAAGACTTATACATGGCTGAAAGTGTTGATGAAGAGCAGTCCGATGAGGAGGATTTTCAAGGTGAAGGGGTCATCATGTGCACAGATAAAATACCAGAGGAGGATGATTACACAAGCTCAGATGGAGATTCTGAACAGGAAGGTTCTGGCTCAGGAGACGATGAAGATGACGAGGAAGAGGATatgggaaaaggagagaaaccaGGGGAATTGTTGGTGACGGTCCGCTGTGGCGACGAGCTTTGCGCTGGTAATAAAGAGGACAGGATCTTTGCTGAGGGACAACCTCTGGCCCCAGAGGGTGCCAAAAACCCTCAAGTTAGAAACGAAGAGCAAGGTGGCAGCGAGAGTGATGAGCATGTGTCCTATTTTGAGAGAGTCCCTGAATGTGGCAGTGAGATGATGATAAAAGGTGACCGGTGTGAAGAGGCTGAGcaagagaggaaagacaaaaagcaaGAGGACTCGTCTGGTTCTGAGCACAAGGGCATGAAAATCgaacaagaagaaaatgttCTTGCCGGTTGCTTTGAGCAGGACGTTGAAAATCCTTGCGGGGACGGCCCAGCGAGAGCCAGTTTGGAGTTTCCAGAAATATCAGTGCAAAATCTACAGGATCTTATTGCTGAAGTTGATAGTGAGGAGTATGTAGAGGAAATGGAGGATTTCTCAGGGGAGGAGCACCAGGAGGCAGGTGAGAGCTTTGCAGATTATCCCTCAGACTTTTCACCATGTGAATACGTAGAGcatggtggaaaaaaacaagaaagcaaTCACACGTCGGATGCAGGGCAGGACGCCTGCCTGGAAGGAGCTGGGACAGATATAACATGGATGGAAAGAGCTGAGGGGGCTAATGAGGAGGGAGACGAGTATCTGTACAGCATAGATTTGGAGGTGGATGCTGAGAGGTTCAGGCGCATGGACGTGGCGACTGGGGAAAACGGCAGAGGGAAAATAGAGCTTGTCGAGCAGGTGTTGGGTCATGCAGCTGTGACAGGAAGCGATGATGGGGGTGAGATGGGAGAGAGTGATTCGTACAGCTCCAGTGACGATGAGGTTCAAGTAAAGAGGAGCGATGAGGAACTCTTAGAGAATACGTGTCTACAAGATCCTGAAAACAAcaagcagctggaggagcttcACGGTGGGAgcagtgcagtgttttccaGGTGGAGCACGTCTGACAGCTACAACAGAGCGGATCCAGCAGATTTCAACATAGACGGGAAACTAGATGTGTTAACAAATGACACCCTTCTGTCTGAAGACCTGTTaaccacagaggacacagacaaAGCGGAAACACTGCCTTCAGATGTGATTCTGACAGAAGACAGCGCAAACACCACAAGCGCTTCTCACCAGGGATCCCTGGATGACAGCTTCTTCTTCAACACCGAACTTGAAGCTTCTGGGAACGCTCAGCTGGGACAGCTGGAAGATGACGAGTACGAAGACGAGAGGAACTGGgaacaggagcaggagaggatcAAGGCTTTCTATGAGTTTTATGATGACAGCGATGGGGAGTATGAAAGAGAAG GTAGGCAGATAAAAGTTCAGTTTTGTACAGATCCACTGTCTCAAGTCATTCACTATGAAactgacag cagtgacagagagtcattcagcagctccacagacacagacggGGAGGATGACCCGAGCCCCGTAGAAACATCTGAGGCCTCTGTGTGGACACGTACT GAATTGAGGGAGCCTGACGACACCACGCAAGTGAAACCTGCTTGCGATCCCCCAAACACTCAGCCACCAGAGAACGTGCCAGATTTCAGCAACACACAAATCTGTACCAGAAAGGACAAA TGTCTCAACATACTGAAGCTCACAATGAAAATGGGTGTCGTGATAGTGATGGGACTGCTGATGTTCTGGTTGGCCACAGACCAAGCAGACTGGATCAGCCAGGTGTCGTTCTTTTAG
- the LOC139334644 gene encoding uncharacterized protein isoform X2, producing MAESVDEEQSDEEDFQGEGVIMCTDKIPEEDDYTSSDGDSEQEGSGSGDDEDDEEEDMGKGEKPGELLVTVRCGDELCAGNKEDRIFAEGQPLAPEGAKNPQVRNEEQGGSESDEHVSYFERVPECGSEMMIKGDRCEEAEQERKDKKQEDSSGSEHKGMKIEQEENVLAGCFEQDVENPCGDGPARASLEFPEISVQNLQDLIAEVDSEEYVEEMEDFSGEEHQEAGESFADYPSDFSPCEYVEHGGKKQESNHTSDAGQDACLEGAGTDITWMERAEGANEEGDEYLYSIDLEVDAERFRRMDVATGENGRGKIELVEQVLGHAAVTGSDDGGEMGESDSYSSSDDEVQVKRSDEELLENTCLQDPENNKQLEELHGGSSAVFSRWSTSDSYNRADPADFNIDGKLDVLTNDTLLSEDLLTTEDTDKAETLPSDVILTEDSANTTSASHQGSLDDSFFFNTELEASGNAQLGQLEDDEYEDERNWEQEQERIKAFYEFYDDSDGEYEREGRQIKVQFCTDPLSQVIHYETDSSDRESFSSSTDTDGEDDPSPVETSEASVWTRTELREPDDTTQVKPACDPPNTQPPENVPDFSNTQICTRKDKCLNILKLTMKMGVVIVMGLLMFWLATDQADWISQVSFF from the exons ATGGCTGAAAGTGTTGATGAAGAGCAGTCCGATGAGGAGGATTTTCAAGGTGAAGGGGTCATCATGTGCACAGATAAAATACCAGAGGAGGATGATTACACAAGCTCAGATGGAGATTCTGAACAGGAAGGTTCTGGCTCAGGAGACGATGAAGATGACGAGGAAGAGGATatgggaaaaggagagaaaccaGGGGAATTGTTGGTGACGGTCCGCTGTGGCGACGAGCTTTGCGCTGGTAATAAAGAGGACAGGATCTTTGCTGAGGGACAACCTCTGGCCCCAGAGGGTGCCAAAAACCCTCAAGTTAGAAACGAAGAGCAAGGTGGCAGCGAGAGTGATGAGCATGTGTCCTATTTTGAGAGAGTCCCTGAATGTGGCAGTGAGATGATGATAAAAGGTGACCGGTGTGAAGAGGCTGAGcaagagaggaaagacaaaaagcaaGAGGACTCGTCTGGTTCTGAGCACAAGGGCATGAAAATCgaacaagaagaaaatgttCTTGCCGGTTGCTTTGAGCAGGACGTTGAAAATCCTTGCGGGGACGGCCCAGCGAGAGCCAGTTTGGAGTTTCCAGAAATATCAGTGCAAAATCTACAGGATCTTATTGCTGAAGTTGATAGTGAGGAGTATGTAGAGGAAATGGAGGATTTCTCAGGGGAGGAGCACCAGGAGGCAGGTGAGAGCTTTGCAGATTATCCCTCAGACTTTTCACCATGTGAATACGTAGAGcatggtggaaaaaaacaagaaagcaaTCACACGTCGGATGCAGGGCAGGACGCCTGCCTGGAAGGAGCTGGGACAGATATAACATGGATGGAAAGAGCTGAGGGGGCTAATGAGGAGGGAGACGAGTATCTGTACAGCATAGATTTGGAGGTGGATGCTGAGAGGTTCAGGCGCATGGACGTGGCGACTGGGGAAAACGGCAGAGGGAAAATAGAGCTTGTCGAGCAGGTGTTGGGTCATGCAGCTGTGACAGGAAGCGATGATGGGGGTGAGATGGGAGAGAGTGATTCGTACAGCTCCAGTGACGATGAGGTTCAAGTAAAGAGGAGCGATGAGGAACTCTTAGAGAATACGTGTCTACAAGATCCTGAAAACAAcaagcagctggaggagcttcACGGTGGGAgcagtgcagtgttttccaGGTGGAGCACGTCTGACAGCTACAACAGAGCGGATCCAGCAGATTTCAACATAGACGGGAAACTAGATGTGTTAACAAATGACACCCTTCTGTCTGAAGACCTGTTaaccacagaggacacagacaaAGCGGAAACACTGCCTTCAGATGTGATTCTGACAGAAGACAGCGCAAACACCACAAGCGCTTCTCACCAGGGATCCCTGGATGACAGCTTCTTCTTCAACACCGAACTTGAAGCTTCTGGGAACGCTCAGCTGGGACAGCTGGAAGATGACGAGTACGAAGACGAGAGGAACTGGgaacaggagcaggagaggatcAAGGCTTTCTATGAGTTTTATGATGACAGCGATGGGGAGTATGAAAGAGAAG GTAGGCAGATAAAAGTTCAGTTTTGTACAGATCCACTGTCTCAAGTCATTCACTATGAAactgacag cagtgacagagagtcattcagcagctccacagacacagacggGGAGGATGACCCGAGCCCCGTAGAAACATCTGAGGCCTCTGTGTGGACACGTACT GAATTGAGGGAGCCTGACGACACCACGCAAGTGAAACCTGCTTGCGATCCCCCAAACACTCAGCCACCAGAGAACGTGCCAGATTTCAGCAACACACAAATCTGTACCAGAAAGGACAAA TGTCTCAACATACTGAAGCTCACAATGAAAATGGGTGTCGTGATAGTGATGGGACTGCTGATGTTCTGGTTGGCCACAGACCAAGCAGACTGGATCAGCCAGGTGTCGTTCTTTTAG